In Falco biarmicus isolate bFalBia1 chromosome 5, bFalBia1.pri, whole genome shotgun sequence, a single genomic region encodes these proteins:
- the ETNK1 gene encoding ethanolamine kinase 1 isoform X2 — translation MQGEALDPEHVCNPDIFRLIARQLAKIHTIHAHNGWIPKSNLWLKMGKYFSLIPTEFADEEVNKRFLSDIPSPQVLQEEMAWMKERLSNLGSPVVLCHNDLLCKNIIYNKKRGDVQFIDYEYSGYNYLAYDIGNHFNEFAGVNEVDYSLYPNRKLQEQWLRSYLEAYKEYKGFGREVSEKEVEVLYVQVNQFALASHFFWGLWALIQAKYSTIDFDFLGYAIVRFNQYFKMKLEVMTLTLPE, via the exons aCTTATTGCAAGACAGCTTGCTAAAATCCATACTATTCATGCACACAATGGATGGATCCCTAAATCTAATCTGTGGCTGAAGATGGGGAAGTACTTCTCTCTCATACCCACAGAATTTGCAGATGAGGAAGTAAATAAAAG GTTTTTAAGTGACATTCCAAGTCCTCAAGTTCTTCAGGAAGAGATGGCCTGGATGAAGGAAAGACTGTCAAATTTAGGATCACCAGTGGTACTCTGTCACAATGACCTGTTGTGTAAGAATATTATTTACAACAAGAAACGAG GTGACGTGCAGTTCATAGACTATGAGTACTCTGGATACAACTACCTGGCTTATGATATTGGAAATCACTTCAATGAATTTGCAG gagTAAATGAGGTAGACTACAGCCTTTATCCCAACAGAAAATTACAGGAACAATGGCTGAGATCTTACCTTGAGGCCTACAAAGAATATAAAGGATTTGGCAGAGAAGTCAGTGAAAAGGAAGTTGAAGTTCTATATGTCCAAGTCAATCAGTTTGCACTG gcttccCACTTCTTTTGGGGATTGTGGGCTCTAATTCAAGCCAAGTACTCCACCATTGACTTCGATTTTCTAGG GTATGCAATTGTTCGGTTTAAccagtatttcaaaatgaagctGGAGGTCATGACGTTAACTCTTCCTGAGTAA